The following proteins come from a genomic window of Pseudomonas sp. MAG733B:
- a CDS encoding glutaredoxin family protein, with amino-acid sequence MPPECQLFGTLGCHLCEVAEAMLMEFVERGLLVELVDIADDETWFEAYSLRIPVLRRVDTGAELGWPFGADEVVAFLT; translated from the coding sequence ATGCCTCCTGAATGTCAGCTGTTCGGCACCCTTGGGTGCCACCTCTGTGAAGTGGCCGAAGCCATGCTGATGGAGTTTGTCGAGCGGGGTCTGCTGGTGGAGTTGGTGGACATCGCTGACGACGAAACCTGGTTCGAGGCTTACAGCCTGCGCATTCCGGTGCTGCGACGGGTTGATACCGGCGCTGAGCTGGGTTGGCCGTTCGGCGCCGATGAAGTGGTGGCGTTCCTAACTTAG